In Microbacterium sp. SLBN-146, one genomic interval encodes:
- a CDS encoding GNAT family N-acetyltransferase produces the protein MTELRLVELSAATIVAVNNMSLKPGQEQFLAPVSYGIAATVVNPQTSWQRVVLDGDEVVGFVSANFDPETPVEHFQSVLWRINVDADDQGRGVGRFAVQMLLDEARRRGMDRVDVIYEAGEEGPQAFFERVGFTPVGETEYGEVIAEIRI, from the coding sequence ATGACGGAACTGCGACTGGTCGAACTGTCCGCTGCGACGATCGTCGCGGTCAACAACATGTCGCTCAAACCCGGCCAGGAGCAGTTCCTCGCTCCCGTCAGCTACGGGATCGCCGCAACCGTCGTCAACCCGCAGACCTCGTGGCAGCGGGTCGTCCTCGACGGCGACGAGGTCGTCGGATTCGTCAGCGCGAACTTCGACCCCGAGACTCCCGTCGAGCACTTCCAGTCGGTGCTCTGGCGCATCAACGTCGACGCCGACGATCAGGGCCGCGGCGTGGGCCGGTTCGCCGTGCAGATGCTCCTCGATGAGGCCCGTCGACGCGGCATGGACCGTGTCGATGTCATCTACGAAGCCGGCGAGGAAGGTCCGCAGGCATTCTTCGAGCGCGTCGGCTTCACACCCGTGGGCGAGACCGAGTACGGTGAGGTCATCGCCGAGATCCGGATCTGA
- a CDS encoding ABC transporter ATP-binding protein yields MSTTTVSGTSGEDRSDYTREESRSIRRRSLHLLGSLVVPVRAQLILAGAVLVVSTAMRVVGPLLIAYGINTALPAAVDRMDWMPTIMIVAVYLLTSFGGAALIGWYVVVAARLTQAIMLELRKRIFLHTQRLSLEFHESYTSGRIISRQTSDLDTIRELLDGGLNELVSGVLYGLFTLAALYFLDWQSGVILTIAGVPLFLLMRWFYLRSQVVYRESRVVSAKVIVKFVETMTGIRAVKAFRKEARNDEEFGELALQYRDVNIRSIRLFGTFEPGLMAIASFALAFIVFWGGLRVADGTILVGTLLGAVVFVRNFFSPMQEVAFFLNSYQSATAALEKVSGVLEEEPTVPDPRNPVDLWEARGHVRFQDVTFGYSDTRTILPDFTLDIPAGQTIALVGTTGAGKSTLAKLVSRFYDPTKGTITLDGVDLRSLHPKDLRRAIVMVTQEAYLFSGTVADNIALGKPDATLDEIRAAARAVGADAFIERLPDGYATDVNKRGGRVSAGQRQLISFARAFLADPAVLILDEATASLDIPSERLIQNALQTLLADRTAIIIAHRLSTVAIADRVLVMEHGRIIEDDVPQALIEGTGKFAQLHRAWRESLV; encoded by the coding sequence GTGAGCACGACGACGGTCTCGGGAACCAGCGGCGAAGACCGCTCCGACTACACGCGCGAAGAGAGCCGGTCGATCCGGCGGCGCTCGCTGCACCTGCTCGGGTCGCTCGTGGTCCCCGTGCGCGCGCAGCTCATCCTCGCGGGCGCGGTGCTCGTGGTGTCGACGGCGATGCGCGTCGTCGGCCCGCTCCTCATCGCGTACGGCATCAATACGGCTCTCCCGGCCGCGGTCGACCGCATGGACTGGATGCCGACGATCATGATCGTCGCGGTCTACCTGCTGACGAGCTTCGGCGGCGCGGCGCTCATCGGCTGGTACGTCGTCGTCGCCGCACGTCTGACGCAGGCGATCATGCTGGAGCTCCGCAAGCGCATCTTCCTGCACACGCAGCGGCTGAGTCTGGAGTTCCACGAGTCGTACACGTCAGGCCGGATCATCTCGCGCCAGACGAGCGACCTCGACACCATCCGCGAGCTTCTCGACGGTGGCCTCAACGAACTCGTGTCGGGCGTCCTCTACGGTCTGTTCACTCTCGCGGCGCTCTATTTCCTCGACTGGCAGTCGGGCGTCATCCTCACGATCGCGGGCGTTCCGCTCTTCTTGCTGATGCGCTGGTTCTACCTCCGCTCTCAGGTCGTGTATCGCGAGTCTCGCGTCGTGAGCGCGAAGGTCATCGTCAAGTTCGTCGAGACGATGACCGGCATCCGTGCCGTCAAGGCCTTCCGGAAGGAGGCTCGCAACGACGAGGAGTTCGGCGAGCTCGCGCTGCAGTACCGCGACGTCAACATCCGCTCCATCCGACTCTTCGGAACGTTCGAGCCCGGGCTCATGGCGATCGCCTCGTTCGCCCTCGCGTTCATCGTCTTCTGGGGTGGTCTCAGGGTGGCCGACGGCACGATCCTCGTCGGCACTCTCCTGGGTGCGGTCGTCTTCGTCCGGAACTTCTTCTCGCCCATGCAAGAGGTCGCGTTCTTCCTGAACTCCTACCAGTCGGCGACGGCAGCCCTCGAGAAGGTCTCCGGCGTCCTTGAAGAGGAGCCCACGGTGCCCGATCCGCGCAACCCCGTCGACCTGTGGGAGGCGCGCGGGCACGTCCGCTTCCAGGACGTGACCTTCGGATACTCCGATACCCGCACGATCCTCCCGGACTTCACGCTCGACATCCCGGCCGGTCAGACGATCGCACTCGTCGGCACGACGGGTGCCGGCAAGTCGACCCTCGCGAAGCTCGTGTCGCGTTTCTACGATCCGACGAAGGGGACGATCACGCTCGACGGCGTCGATCTGAGGTCGCTGCACCCCAAGGACCTCCGCCGCGCGATCGTCATGGTGACGCAGGAGGCGTACCTGTTCAGCGGGACAGTGGCTGACAACATCGCGCTGGGAAAGCCCGACGCGACGCTCGACGAGATCCGCGCGGCCGCTCGCGCCGTCGGTGCCGACGCGTTCATCGAGCGGCTCCCCGACGGATACGCGACCGACGTCAACAAGCGCGGTGGTCGCGTCTCGGCGGGTCAGCGTCAGCTGATCTCGTTCGCCCGGGCCTTCCTCGCCGACCCCGCGGTGCTGATCCTCGATGAGGCGACCGCGTCGCTCGACATCCCGTCGGAGCGGCTCATCCAGAACGCCCTGCAGACGCTCCTCGCCGACCGCACCGCGATCATCATCGCGCACCGCCTCTCGACGGTCGCGATCGCGGACCGCGTGCTCGTCATGGAGCACGGGCGGATCATCGAGGACGACGTGCCACAGGCCCTCATCGAGGGCACGGGCAAGTTCGCCCAGTTGCACCGGGCCTGGCGCGAGTCCCTCGTCTGA
- a CDS encoding ABC transporter ATP-binding protein, with product MTTTAQPPRSDLSTLRALARLLPFAKPVLSRLTLGAVSALIASLLALAIPLVLEAIVAGPIATGDPALLVWGALAILGLGLAEAVMVWLRRWFVLGPATMVEYDIRQTFYARLQRLPVSFHDKWQSGQLLSRMMQDISMLRRWLAFGLVLLVVNVLTIAVGTVLLFRWHWLLGLTFLVVSAPLWYAGYRFEKTYGTLARQSQDQAGDLATSVEESVHGIRVLKAFGRGKHALQKFTRQAETLRETELSKARAVGWIWFWLVLLPDIAFSLCLGVGIYLAASGQLQASELVAFFVMATVLRWPMESIGFLFSFMLDARTATDRLFEVFDEENTITDPAEPVTLGRSRGALTFEDVHFRYPDAAASERDLIDGVDLTLRPGETMALVGLTGSGKTTLTTLPGRLYDVTGGRVTIDGVDVRDLTLGELRGAVGMAFEDSTLFSQSVRDNVLLGREDLEPGSEEAERILREALAVAQAGFVDELPNGVDTIIGEEGLSLSGGQRQRLALARVVAARPAVLVLDDPLSALDVDTEALVEDALREVMSDTTALVVAHRPSTVMLADRVALMESGRITAVGTHSELLRTSDHYRHVISSLEDEEARVRDLRYQPYNSTHGREVTS from the coding sequence ATGACCACCACCGCTCAACCTCCCCGGTCCGATCTGTCCACTCTTCGCGCGCTTGCGCGGCTCCTTCCCTTCGCCAAACCGGTCCTGTCGCGCTTGACGCTCGGTGCCGTGAGCGCGCTCATCGCGAGTCTGCTCGCTCTGGCGATCCCCCTCGTGCTCGAAGCCATCGTCGCGGGACCGATCGCAACGGGCGACCCCGCGCTCCTCGTGTGGGGCGCACTGGCGATCCTCGGCCTCGGTCTCGCGGAAGCCGTCATGGTGTGGCTGCGGCGCTGGTTCGTGCTCGGGCCCGCGACGATGGTCGAGTACGACATCCGGCAGACGTTCTATGCGCGCCTGCAGCGCCTCCCCGTCTCCTTCCACGACAAGTGGCAGTCCGGTCAGCTGCTCAGCCGCATGATGCAGGACATCAGCATGCTGCGCCGCTGGCTTGCGTTCGGACTCGTCCTGCTCGTCGTCAACGTCCTGACGATCGCCGTGGGAACCGTGCTGCTCTTCCGCTGGCACTGGCTCCTCGGTCTCACGTTCCTCGTCGTCTCGGCGCCGCTCTGGTACGCGGGCTACCGCTTCGAGAAGACCTACGGCACGCTCGCGCGCCAGAGCCAGGACCAGGCGGGTGACCTCGCGACCTCCGTCGAGGAGAGCGTCCACGGCATCCGTGTCCTCAAGGCCTTCGGCCGGGGAAAGCACGCGCTCCAAAAGTTCACGCGCCAGGCCGAGACGCTCCGCGAGACCGAACTCAGCAAGGCCCGCGCGGTCGGCTGGATCTGGTTCTGGCTCGTCTTGCTCCCCGACATCGCCTTCTCCCTGTGCCTCGGTGTCGGCATCTACCTCGCGGCATCCGGACAGCTGCAGGCGTCCGAACTGGTGGCGTTCTTCGTCATGGCGACGGTCCTGCGCTGGCCCATGGAGTCGATCGGCTTCCTCTTCTCGTTCATGCTCGACGCCCGCACGGCGACGGACCGGCTCTTCGAAGTGTTCGACGAGGAGAACACCATCACCGACCCCGCCGAGCCCGTGACGCTCGGTCGGTCGCGCGGTGCGCTCACGTTCGAAGACGTGCACTTCCGGTATCCGGATGCCGCGGCCTCGGAGCGCGATCTCATCGACGGTGTCGACCTGACACTGCGCCCGGGAGAGACGATGGCCCTCGTGGGCTTGACGGGCTCGGGCAAAACGACGCTCACGACGCTGCCGGGACGCCTCTACGACGTCACGGGCGGACGCGTCACGATCGACGGCGTCGACGTGCGCGACCTGACCCTCGGCGAGTTGCGCGGCGCCGTGGGGATGGCCTTCGAGGACTCCACGCTCTTCTCGCAGAGCGTGCGCGACAACGTCCTGCTCGGACGCGAAGACCTCGAGCCGGGAAGCGAGGAGGCCGAGCGGATCCTGCGCGAAGCGCTCGCTGTCGCTCAGGCGGGCTTCGTCGACGAGCTTCCGAACGGCGTCGACACGATCATCGGTGAAGAGGGCCTGTCGCTCTCGGGTGGCCAGCGTCAGCGGCTCGCGCTCGCCCGCGTCGTCGCCGCGCGCCCCGCCGTGCTCGTCCTCGATGACCCGCTGTCGGCGCTCGACGTCGACACCGAGGCGCTCGTCGAGGACGCTCTGCGCGAGGTGATGTCCGACACGACGGCGCTCGTCGTGGCGCATCGCCCGTCGACGGTCATGCTCGCCGATCGGGTCGCCCTCATGGAGTCCGGCCGGATCACGGCCGTCGGGACGCATTCCGAACTCCTGCGGACGAGCGATCACTACCGGCACGTCATCTCGAGCCTGGAAGACGAGGAAGCTCGCGTGCGCGATCTCCGCTACCAGCCCTACAACTCGACGCACGGACGGGAGGTGACCTCGTGA
- a CDS encoding methylated-DNA--[protein]-cysteine S-methyltransferase, which translates to MSTATIQTIDTPDGAFMILSDEAGRVMSSGWTDDLDRLLGRLRLQDRPTAVSPGETDAAEAALAYYDGELSAIDAVEVVQHGTPMQLTGWSALREIALGQPLTYAQFATHLGSPQAVRAAASICARNAPALFVPCHRVLRTGGALGGFAWGLEVKRSLLDREAGLLVG; encoded by the coding sequence ATGAGCACCGCGACCATCCAGACCATCGACACCCCGGACGGCGCCTTCATGATCCTCTCCGATGAGGCCGGGCGGGTCATGTCCTCGGGGTGGACCGACGACCTCGACCGCCTCCTGGGGCGGCTCCGCCTGCAGGACCGGCCGACCGCGGTGTCACCCGGGGAGACGGATGCCGCGGAAGCCGCGCTCGCCTACTACGACGGCGAGCTCTCGGCCATCGACGCGGTCGAGGTCGTCCAGCACGGCACGCCGATGCAGCTGACCGGCTGGAGCGCCCTGCGGGAGATCGCGCTGGGGCAGCCGCTCACGTACGCGCAGTTCGCGACGCACCTCGGGTCGCCGCAGGCCGTGCGGGCCGCGGCATCCATCTGCGCTCGCAATGCCCCGGCGCTGTTCGTCCCGTGTCATCGCGTGCTGCGGACGGGCGGCGCGCTCGGCGGATTCGCGTGGGGGCTCGAAGTGAAGCGGTCGCTCCTCGACCGTGAGGCCGGGCTGTTGGTGGGATAG
- a CDS encoding Ada metal-binding domain-containing protein — protein MTSPGMTFDERYRAIDSRDARFDGQFVTAVRSTGIYCRPSCPARTPKPSNVTFYPTSAAAHEAGYRACKRCLPEAAPGSPLWNVRGDTAGRAMRLIADGVVEREGVPGLARRLGYSPRHLTRLLTAELGAGPLALSRAHRAQTARMLLVGTDLPASHVAFSAGFSSVRQFNDTVREVFGMPPLELRARRRAKDSTASVPGAIDLVLPHRGPLDADGLFAWMAARAVAGVEDATTSSFSRFIRLPGGPAWFELRLDSEGRVRLRARLTQLADLSALVSRARRLFDLDADPLAVDGELSRHPELTPLVAGLPGIRVPGAADPHEMLIRAMIGQQITVVAARTALTALAAALGEPAGDLGGRLFPTMSAIAERGAEVLRGPGARIRAVTGAAAALAAGTLTLTPGDDGPEQRAALLAMPGIGPWTADYVRMRVLGDPDVFLPGDVAVRAGAGAVGLPAEPRTLTAWAARTAPWRSYLTAHLWRAVPPRPEPVGRRRRSGFSPDAEAPAPDTREAAAGRAPTRTED, from the coding sequence ATGACCAGCCCCGGGATGACCTTCGACGAACGCTATCGTGCGATCGACTCGCGCGATGCGCGCTTCGACGGGCAGTTCGTGACGGCCGTGCGGTCGACCGGGATCTACTGCCGTCCGAGCTGCCCCGCCCGCACCCCGAAGCCCTCGAACGTCACGTTCTACCCGACGTCGGCGGCGGCGCACGAGGCAGGGTACCGCGCGTGCAAGCGCTGTCTTCCCGAGGCCGCACCGGGGTCTCCGCTATGGAACGTGCGAGGCGACACGGCGGGGCGGGCGATGCGGCTCATCGCCGATGGGGTGGTCGAGCGCGAAGGCGTGCCGGGCCTCGCCCGCCGCCTCGGGTACTCGCCCCGGCACCTGACGCGCCTCCTCACCGCCGAGCTCGGTGCGGGTCCCCTCGCCCTCAGCCGCGCACATCGCGCCCAGACGGCCCGCATGCTCCTCGTCGGCACCGACCTCCCGGCATCCCACGTCGCGTTCTCCGCGGGCTTCTCGAGCGTCCGGCAGTTCAACGACACCGTGCGGGAGGTGTTCGGGATGCCGCCCCTCGAACTGCGCGCGCGGCGGCGGGCGAAGGACTCGACGGCCTCGGTACCCGGCGCGATCGATCTCGTGCTGCCGCATCGCGGCCCGCTCGACGCCGACGGGCTCTTCGCGTGGATGGCGGCTCGCGCCGTCGCGGGGGTCGAGGATGCCACGACGTCGTCGTTCTCTCGATTCATCCGCCTCCCCGGCGGACCAGCGTGGTTCGAGCTTCGCCTCGACAGCGAGGGTCGCGTGCGCCTTCGCGCACGGCTGACGCAGCTGGCCGACCTCTCCGCGCTCGTGTCGCGCGCGCGACGCCTGTTCGATCTCGACGCCGACCCCCTCGCCGTGGACGGCGAGCTGTCGCGGCATCCCGAACTCACGCCCCTCGTCGCCGGGCTCCCGGGCATCCGCGTGCCCGGTGCCGCGGATCCGCACGAGATGCTCATCCGCGCCATGATCGGGCAGCAGATCACCGTGGTCGCCGCCCGGACCGCGCTGACGGCGCTCGCGGCGGCGCTGGGGGAGCCCGCCGGCGACCTCGGCGGACGCCTCTTCCCGACCATGTCGGCGATCGCCGAGCGCGGCGCCGAGGTCCTCCGGGGTCCGGGCGCCCGCATCCGGGCTGTCACCGGCGCCGCTGCCGCGCTGGCCGCGGGAACCCTGACGCTGACCCCGGGCGACGACGGCCCCGAGCAGCGGGCCGCACTGCTGGCGATGCCCGGCATCGGTCCGTGGACGGCCGACTACGTCCGCATGCGGGTACTCGGCGATCCCGACGTCTTCCTGCCGGGCGATGTCGCCGTCCGCGCCGGTGCTGGCGCGGTGGGCCTTCCCGCCGAACCGCGGACGCTCACCGCCTGGGCGGCGCGCACCGCGCCGTGGCGCAGCTACCTCACCGCGCACCTCTGGCGCGCCGTCCCGCCCCGGCCCGAGCCGGTCGGGCGGCGTCGGCGTTCAGGATTCAGTCCGGACGCCGAGGCCCCCGCGCCGGACACCCGTGAAGCCGCGGCGGGGCGTGCCCCGACCCGCACCGAAGACTGA
- the purH gene encoding bifunctional phosphoribosylaminoimidazolecarboxamide formyltransferase/IMP cyclohydrolase, with translation MAGPSHDPALYRDRDVVPIRRALVSVSDKTGLLDLAAALAASGVEIVSTGGSASLLREAGYAVTDVSAVTGFPESLDGRVKTLHPGVHAGLLADLRLEDHERQLRDLEIAPFELVVVNLYPFVETVASGAESADVVEQIDIGGPAMVRASAKNFANVAIVVSPESYPAIVAAVSGGGTSLTQRRELAARAFAHTANYDRAVAQWFAEETLSTDAELPQHLTIKAERLETLRYGENSHQRAAIYSRVGGHGIAQATQLQGKEMSYNNYVDADAALRAAFDMVKPAVAIIKHANPCGIAVAAPSALDPIASAHLRAHECDPVSAFGGVIAANRTVTLKMAENLRDIFTEVIVAPDFEPEALEVFKLKKNLRVLQLPADWRQEPMDVRLVSGGLLLQDADRFPDDIESVAKDWRLVSGERPEDDDMTNLIFAWKACRAVKSNAIVLAKGSATVGIGMGQVNRVDSCRLAVERAGDRAAGSVAASDAFFPFADGPQVLIDAGIRTIVQPGGSVRDEEVIEAARAAGVTMFFTGERHFFH, from the coding sequence ATGGCCGGACCGAGCCACGACCCCGCCCTGTACCGCGACCGCGATGTCGTGCCCATCCGCCGCGCGCTCGTGTCGGTGAGCGACAAGACGGGTCTCCTCGACCTCGCCGCCGCCCTCGCGGCATCCGGGGTCGAGATCGTCTCGACGGGCGGATCCGCGTCGCTGCTGCGCGAAGCGGGCTATGCCGTCACCGACGTCTCCGCCGTCACAGGCTTCCCCGAGTCGCTCGACGGGCGCGTCAAGACGCTCCACCCCGGCGTCCACGCGGGACTCCTCGCCGACCTCCGTCTCGAGGACCACGAGCGTCAGCTGCGCGACCTCGAGATCGCACCCTTCGAGCTCGTCGTCGTGAACCTCTACCCGTTCGTCGAGACGGTCGCCTCGGGCGCCGAGTCTGCCGACGTCGTCGAGCAGATCGACATCGGCGGCCCCGCGATGGTGCGCGCGTCGGCGAAGAACTTCGCCAACGTCGCGATCGTCGTCTCGCCCGAGTCGTACCCCGCGATCGTCGCCGCCGTCTCCGGAGGCGGCACGAGCCTCACGCAGCGCCGTGAGCTCGCCGCGCGCGCCTTCGCCCACACGGCCAACTACGACCGCGCCGTCGCGCAGTGGTTCGCCGAGGAGACGCTCTCCACCGACGCCGAACTGCCGCAGCACCTCACGATCAAGGCCGAGCGCCTCGAGACGCTCCGCTACGGCGAGAACTCGCACCAGCGCGCGGCGATCTACTCGCGCGTCGGCGGGCACGGCATCGCCCAGGCGACGCAACTCCAGGGCAAGGAGATGTCGTACAACAACTACGTCGACGCGGATGCCGCGCTCCGCGCCGCCTTCGACATGGTCAAGCCCGCTGTCGCGATCATCAAGCACGCCAACCCGTGCGGTATCGCCGTCGCGGCTCCGAGCGCCCTCGACCCCATCGCGAGCGCGCACCTGCGTGCGCACGAGTGCGACCCCGTCTCCGCGTTCGGCGGCGTCATCGCCGCGAACCGCACCGTGACGCTCAAGATGGCCGAGAACCTTCGCGACATCTTCACGGAGGTCATCGTCGCCCCCGACTTCGAGCCCGAGGCGCTCGAGGTCTTCAAGCTCAAGAAGAACCTGCGCGTTCTGCAGCTTCCCGCCGACTGGCGTCAGGAGCCCATGGATGTCCGTCTCGTCTCGGGCGGTCTCCTCCTGCAGGATGCCGACCGGTTCCCCGACGACATCGAGTCCGTCGCGAAGGACTGGCGCCTCGTCTCGGGCGAGCGTCCAGAAGACGACGACATGACGAACCTCATCTTCGCGTGGAAGGCGTGCCGCGCGGTCAAGTCCAACGCGATCGTCCTCGCGAAGGGCTCCGCGACCGTCGGCATCGGGATGGGGCAGGTCAACCGCGTCGACTCGTGCCGTCTGGCGGTCGAGCGGGCCGGAGACCGCGCGGCGGGTTCCGTCGCGGCATCCGACGCGTTCTTCCCCTTCGCCGACGGACCCCAGGTCCTCATCGACGCCGGCATCCGCACGATCGTGCAGCCGGGCGGATCGGTGCGCGACGAAGAGGTCATCGAAGCGGCCCGTGCCGCCGGTGTGACGATGTTCTTCACGGGGGAGCGCCACTTCTTCCACTGA
- the purN gene encoding phosphoribosylglycinamide formyltransferase: MLTVAVLISGAGSNLRALLDAVADPGFPASVVAVGADREADGFAHAEDFGIPTFLVPWESYSSREEWGAALGEQLDVWKPDLVVLSGLMRLLPASLVEAWAPRIINTHPAYLPEFPGAHGVRDALAAGVTQTGASVIVVDTGVDTGPILAQERVPVLPDDDEHSLHDRIKPVERRLLIDVVHRIATGDLDLAAESTP, translated from the coding sequence GTGCTCACGGTCGCCGTTCTCATCTCGGGCGCGGGCTCCAATCTGAGAGCGCTGCTCGATGCCGTCGCCGACCCCGGCTTCCCGGCATCCGTCGTCGCCGTCGGTGCCGACCGCGAAGCCGACGGGTTCGCCCACGCGGAAGACTTCGGCATCCCGACGTTCCTCGTTCCGTGGGAGAGCTACTCGTCCCGCGAGGAGTGGGGCGCCGCGCTCGGTGAGCAGCTCGACGTGTGGAAGCCCGACCTGGTCGTGCTGAGCGGCCTCATGCGCCTCCTTCCCGCCTCGCTCGTCGAGGCGTGGGCGCCGCGCATCATCAACACCCACCCCGCGTATCTCCCCGAGTTCCCGGGGGCGCACGGCGTCCGCGACGCGCTCGCCGCGGGAGTGACCCAGACCGGGGCGAGCGTCATCGTCGTCGACACGGGCGTCGACACGGGCCCGATCCTCGCGCAGGAGCGCGTGCCGGTCCTGCCGGACGACGACGAGCACAGCCTTCACGACCGCATCAAGCCCGTCGAGCGGCGCCTGCTCATCGACGTCGTCCATCGCATCGCGACGGGCGACCTCGACCTCGCCGCCGAATCCACCCCCTGA
- a CDS encoding DUF6350 family protein: protein MHRLIVVILAAVDAAIAAAVGLAVILAPLTLVWVFAFGGAADWGSLWPATATIWQFGHAVPLEITLSAEYLARTGIDPSAASFVLSLAPLAFGVFTAVFAARSGRRASRAGAWITGVVTGTLVFAAIAAATASTGATPFAAVETWHAILFPVLFYALPALVGGVVTEWIEAGDGGVARLRDLVEERDSGWADVPALIARGSAVVAVGLVGVGALGLTVVLWARGGEIIALFEASHVDALGATLVTLGQLAYLPTLVVWAISFIAGPGFAIGAQTTVGPAGTQVGVLPGIPVFGAVPDTATPWLLLLALLPVAVGAFAGWIARSRLATVSDTDHDAMAPRLAIVLGIAVVPAALIALLAFLASGALGPGSLAQVGPAPGPVALAVGLEAGLGAAILLLSPRRRGETIARDSADDVSWSMREEETDATEPALFDDSNDTEPALFDDANDTEPLDREELSGLFGTRPLDSRGGKSDRGPSVD, encoded by the coding sequence ATGCATCGCCTCATCGTCGTCATCCTCGCCGCCGTCGACGCCGCCATCGCGGCGGCCGTCGGTCTCGCCGTGATCCTCGCGCCGCTCACCCTCGTGTGGGTTTTCGCGTTCGGGGGTGCGGCCGATTGGGGTTCCCTGTGGCCGGCGACGGCGACGATCTGGCAGTTCGGCCACGCCGTGCCCCTCGAGATCACTCTCTCGGCCGAGTATCTCGCTCGAACGGGAATCGATCCGTCCGCGGCATCCTTCGTCCTGTCGCTCGCGCCGCTCGCCTTCGGGGTCTTCACCGCCGTCTTCGCCGCGCGCTCGGGGCGCCGTGCGTCTCGCGCGGGAGCGTGGATCACGGGCGTCGTGACGGGAACGCTCGTCTTCGCCGCCATCGCGGCCGCGACCGCCTCCACGGGCGCGACCCCCTTCGCTGCTGTCGAGACGTGGCACGCGATCCTCTTCCCCGTCCTCTTCTATGCGCTCCCCGCGCTCGTGGGCGGTGTCGTCACGGAGTGGATCGAAGCGGGCGACGGCGGCGTCGCGCGGCTTCGCGATCTCGTCGAGGAACGGGACAGCGGATGGGCCGACGTCCCCGCACTCATCGCGCGCGGCTCGGCCGTCGTGGCCGTGGGACTCGTCGGGGTCGGTGCGCTCGGGCTCACCGTCGTGCTGTGGGCGCGTGGCGGCGAGATCATCGCGCTGTTCGAGGCATCGCACGTCGATGCGCTCGGGGCGACGCTCGTGACGCTCGGGCAGCTCGCGTATCTTCCGACGCTCGTCGTCTGGGCGATCTCGTTCATCGCGGGCCCCGGGTTCGCGATCGGCGCGCAGACCACCGTGGGCCCCGCGGGCACGCAGGTGGGTGTGCTCCCCGGCATCCCCGTCTTCGGGGCCGTCCCCGATACCGCCACGCCGTGGCTCCTGCTGCTGGCGCTCCTCCCGGTCGCCGTCGGCGCCTTCGCGGGATGGATCGCGCGCTCGCGCCTCGCCACCGTCTCCGACACCGACCACGACGCGATGGCCCCGCGCCTCGCAATCGTCCTCGGGATCGCCGTCGTCCCCGCCGCTCTCATCGCACTCCTGGCGTTCCTGGCATCGGGGGCCCTCGGACCGGGCAGCCTCGCGCAGGTCGGACCCGCCCCCGGTCCCGTCGCGCTCGCGGTGGGGCTCGAAGCGGGTCTCGGCGCGGCCATCCTTCTCCTCTCCCCGCGGCGTCGCGGCGAAACGATCGCACGCGATTCCGCGGACGACGTCTCGTGGAGCATGCGTGAGGAGGAGACGGATGCCACAGAGCCGGCGCTCTTCGACGACTCGAACGACACAGAGCCGGCGCTCTTCGACGACGCGAACGACACCGAGCCGCTCGACCGCGAGGAGCTCAGCGGCCTCTTCGGCACGCGCCCACTCGATTCCCGCGGTGGGAAGTCCGACCGCGGGCCCTCGGTAGACTAG